Proteins from a single region of Trichoplusia ni isolate ovarian cell line Hi5 chromosome 3, tn1, whole genome shotgun sequence:
- the LOC113491718 gene encoding troponin C-like, producing MEELDKAQLQLLKNAFDAFDHEKAGVISIDFIGTILEMLGHEVDEDTLKEIIAEVDVNGTGQLEFSDFCSLAAKFLTEEEDDEAMQKELREAFRLYDREGNGYITTDVLKEIFRELDNTISAEDLDTMIEEIDSDGSGTVDFEEFLEVMTGE from the exons atg GAGGAACTGGACAAAGCCCAATTGCAGC TTCTGAAGAACGCATTCGATGCCTTCGACCACGAGAAGGCGGGAGTCATCAGCATAGACTTCATTGGCACGATCCTGGAGATGTTGGGGCACGAAGTGGATGAGGACACGTTAAAAGAAATTATCGCCGAAGTTGATGTTAACG GAACCGGACAACTGGAGTTCTCAGATTTCTGCTCACTGGCTGCTAAATTCTTGACAGAAGAGGAGGATGACGAGGCGATGCAGAAGGAACTTAGGGAAGCGTTTAGGTTATACGACAGAGAAG gAAACGGCTACATAACGACAGATGTGTTGAAAGAAATCTTCAGGGAGTTGGACAACACGATCAGCGCCGAGGACTTGGACACCATGATTGAGGAAATTGACTCTGACGGCTCAGGAACAGTGGACTTTGAGG agttCCTTGAAGTAATGACCGGAGAATAA